In Miscanthus floridulus cultivar M001 chromosome 8, ASM1932011v1, whole genome shotgun sequence, the sequence TGACCGCGCGAGACGAATGCGACACCGGCTATGTGGTGCGGACGTGCGGTGGTGGTGCCGGCGTGTGTTCCCCCGCAAGCTGCATCTACATGTATGGGCGGCGGAAGACGACGAGGATCACCTTTTCAGGATCCCATACCGGCGTACCGCCTTCGCCTTCGCCGCGCCGCGCCGAGTTTTTCTTTCCCTCGGCGGCTCGGCGCATGACTTCGGGCTTAAGGTACCTTTCCCGAATTGAATGCACGCTCGATTCGAAGGTTGCATCGAGAGCAAGGCATAGGACGTGGGCAAGAAAGACCCGATGCCGTCCTCtgccacggccgccgccgccgaggcacAGGCAGCCATCAACGCCACACCACCCCGCCGCCCGCCAGGAGCGCCCATGGCCCAGCAAGAGTCAACAGGCCACGACGGCCACACGGTGCGCAGGACAAAAACCACCTTTTCCTCCTCGTCCATCCGCTCCGTTCCGCGGCCGGACTGACTTTGAATCGCGCGACGAAGACGCGGgagcgtggtggtggtggggacTGGGGAGATTGCAAGACAAGACCCAAGCCAAGCCGGCCAAAccacggccaccgccgccgctgccaccgcgcGGTGACGTCCGTGCTGCCGTCTCCGTCGACCTGGACCGAGTGGAGCCGCGCGCGTCCACGTCTCCGTGGCCTCCCACTTGCGTCGTGGTCGCGTCGCATGTGTTGTGCCGACTCCCAGCCTCCCAAGGCAACCCCGTACAGTGGGTGAGTCAGTGGCTCGGTGCGATGACTAATGATGGGACGGGGGAAGCACGGATGCAACAGTGGTTTCGTTGATTCGCCGATTGCTGTCGATTTCTTGATATTACAAACATGAGACACGCATATCAGTTAATCAGCAGCTAGCGCGCGCCAGGGAACCGATATCTTCTATAGCTTATTTAGCTACGTGCCAATCCATCACAAtacatataaaataataaaatccatATATAAAATTAAAAGGTGTCTTAGAGTGTATAACTAGTTGATTTCCAATCCTAAGGGCACTCCCAACCCAGACTCTACGATAGAGTCCATCTTTATTTATTATGGTGCCACATCAGTATTTTGATAACATGGAAGGCaatttaatgaagaaagagaaggaaaccGAGTCTTATTTGGACGCTGGGTCTTCGATACTCCCGAGGCCGCAAGAAACCACCATGACTCGCGTTGTGGAGGGCAGCGTAGAGTCGATGGATCCCGTACGCCAtccatgcgccgccgccgccactggcgGAGCCagggggggctggcaggggccatggcccccccCCCCAATGTTTGACAACAAAAAAAATTAGTAGTAtaatttaatattttttatttatattaagaggaagattatataaaattcttgtcatatatacctattaatatcttctagataatataatcatacaaaacacaactagataataaaattatcgcaatGAAAAAGACCGAGCCGGCCCCCCCTAAGTATAATTCCTGACGGCCGGCCCCCCCTGACtataaatcctggctccgccactggccGCCGCAACTCCTCCCTCTCCCGCGCTCCTCCTTCTGCGCGCGCGcgctcgcccgagcccgccatcgATCTCCCGCGCGCGCTCTCGCCTTGGCCGCCTCTCCCGCGCGCTGCCGCACACTAGGCGAGATGCCGCCGCCGCCAAATTTCTCCAGCTGCGCGCGCTTCttccgcacccgcacccgccccTCCCATCCTCCTCCCGCCAAATCTTCCTTCCTCTCCCGCGCACCGCCCCGACCTCTCCCGCGCGAGAGCCTGAAACGCGCCCGCAGCTCCGTGTCCTCACGCGTCGGCTGCAGATAAGGATCCCTAGGTCCAAATCGAAGTACGCCCCCAAGTCGACCTAGCCTCCCCAACTGAGCTCCTCCCCCAACAGTAACCCAAATCTCTGAATCAGGGATGAATCGATTAACAAAGTCTAGTTCGCGGCGAGGCAGTGGTGTCCCTAGAACCCTCTCTCGTGGTCCTGTGGCCTCTGCTCCGACCGCCGGTGCTTCTGCATCTCGGATTCTTCCCGCTGGTGCCTCTGTTCCTGTCAGTCATGCTTCTTCAATCAATGCTTCTCCCGTTGGTGGATGGTGGCCAACGTCATCTCCTAGCGAAGGGTAAGTCGTCGGAGCTGTGGTTCTATGGATTACAGATTGTTCATCTGCAGCTTCTTTGTTAATTAATTTCTTGGTTAATTAGGCTGACATATGTAGTGCAAAGTGCCTTGTAGATGGAATTTGCTTGTACTGCTAGTGTTCCCGTATATGACAGTAGTATATGGAAATTGATTAACTAAGGTATCATGGTTGTGTGCTTGTAGATGGAAATTTGTGTCAGCTTGTACTGCTATTGTTAGTGTTTGTAGATGGAATTTGCTTGTACTGCTAGTGTTCCCGTATATGACAGTAGTATATGGAAATTGATTAACTAAGGTATCATGAAATTTGTTGTGTGCTTGTAGATGGAATTTGCTTGTACCGCTAGTGTTCCCGTATATGACAGTAGTATATGGAAATTGATTAACTAAGGTATCATGAAATTTGTTGTTTGCAGGTTATACCCACCAGGAGGATTCTCAAATTTTCTGCAGTCAAACCCATTTGCTAACCATCCAAATGGAAATGAAAATTTTCACTTTGTTGGTGCTGGATTGAGTCAATCTTCAGTTTCACCAATTGACATGGGTGCTACAAGAACTCCCTCTCCAGCACAGCAAACTGTTGACATAGTGGATGATATAGATGCAGAAGAAGATGAAACAATTAACATTGATGAGACTTCTAGAACAGTCAACCGTTTGAATTGGTCGGTCAATGAAGACATACGACTGGTAGGTTGAAAGCATGCTATCTCCATGCACACTTGAAGATTAAttattgtatttttttcattctgTTCTTTTTGTTGTTTAGGCCAGTGCTTGGTTGCGTAATTCAAAGGATCCAGTAGATGGAAATGACAAGAAGTCAGATGCTTATTGGACAGATGTTACTAAAGAATACAACAAGACCACAGAAAATAGTCGTAAGAGGAACCGGAACCAACTGAAAATACGTTGGGATCGTTCTAAGAAACCATTGATTGATTTTCATGGATGTTGGGTAAATGCCAGTAGAGTGGGAAAGTGGGATGAGTGATGACCAGTTGACTAACAAAGCACTAGAGATGAGGTCCGGCCAAAATAATGGTAAGGCCTTCCATCTGCTGCATATGTGGAAGGTAGTACGTGGACAGCAGAAGTGGTCAGCATATCTTGCTAGGTTGAAGAAGGATTCAACTGAAATAGCATTCAACTGAAATAGCATTCAAGTGTGAATTGAAATAGCATGCAAGTGTGAACTGAAAAACATACCTTGTAGTCATTGCTTCCACGACAATTGTGACTATATATAGCACAGCCACGGTACCTTGTAGTCATTGCTTCCACGGCAATTGTGACTATATATAGCACAGCCACGGTACCTTGTAGTCATTGCTTCCCTTTCTTCTCTGCTACCCGCTGCTACTGCTTCCCTTTCTTCTCTGCTACCCGCTGCTATCCTTTGCTGCCATGGATGGAGATGACAGCATGGACCCTGCTGATCTGTACTCCATGGATGATTATCTTCAAGAGCAagaaattctagatgatttaGGCTATCATATAGTAGCTGAGATGCAGTCCGTTGCTGATGTCATACAAGGTGGAAGAAGTAGGTGTGGTCCTAGGCGATATGTGGACAGGCCTCGTGAACAAGCCAGCAAGCAACTAATGGATGACTATTTCTCTCCTAATCCAGTCTACAATGAGACACAATTTCGTAGAAGATTTAGGATGAGGAGACCCCTCTTTCTGAAGATTGTTGAGGCCTTGAGTGGGTGGTATGATTATTTCACTGTAAGATTGGATGCTCTGAATCGTCCCGGGTTTTCACCAATTCATAAGTGTACAGTAGCGGTCCGTCAATTAGCATATGGCGGTTCTGCAGACTAGCTAGATGAGTACTTGAAGATGGGAGAAAGTACTGGTGTGGAGTGCTTGAAAAAGTTTGTTCAGGGAGTCATTGCTGTATACGGTGAAGAGTACTTGAGACGCCCCACAGTACAAGATGTGGAACGATTGTTGGAGATCGGTGAGCGTCGTGGTTTTCCTGGCATGATAGGGAGCATTGACTGCATGCATTGGCATTGGGAAAAATGTCCGTATGCATGGAAGGGACAGTATACCCGTGGTGATCAAGGTGTGCCAACAATCATTCTAGAGGCTGTTGCTTCCCATGACAGATGGATATGGCATGCTTTCTTTGGAGTGGCGGGGTCCAACAATGACATTAATGTGCTGAATCAATCTACTTTGTTCGTCGATCAGTTAAGAGGAGAAGCTCCCCAGGTGCAGTACTTTGTGAATGGAAGGCAATATAGCAAACCTTATTATCTTGCAGATGGAATATACCCAGAGTGGGCTGTTTTTGTTAAGTCCATACGTGCACCACAATCAGCTGAGCACAAGCTATTTTCAGAACATCAAGAGGGGGCAAGAAAAGATGTTGAATGTGCATTTGGGATTTTACAATCTCGTTTTTGCATTTTGCGTCGGCCAGCACGTCTATATGAACAAGGGGATCTTGAGAATATCATGTTAGCTTGTATAATTCTTCACAACATGATAATCGAGGACGAGAAGGATATAGAGGACGATTCGTTTGACTTGAACGAGGAAGCAACCACGTCTACAGTTCAGCCGTCTACAATCACTCAAGGACATGATCCGGCGATGGAGGAGGTACTACAGAGAGATACCGAGATTCGTGACCGTGAAGCTCATAGGCAACTACAATCTGATTTGATTGATCACATCTGGCAAAAGTTCAGGAATCGAACTAATTAGGTAGAAATATTAATTTATATATTATATACTACCCTGTTACATGAATACTCATATGACTATGTCACAATAGTTCTGTCCATCTCTCTTTTTCTTATAACGCAGTTGTTTATTTACTATCTCATCTTATTTTACATGTTGATGATCAGGGCATAAAAGTATTGATGGCTTCTATCTGGAGGATGGTGGATTGTTTTCTGTAGGCAGGAAGACTTCTGAAGCCACAGCTGGAGATTATCTAAATACTATTATCTAATTATTTTGGTTTTCCTATCTATATTTCTGTTCTTATTGTAATGGACGTCAGTCTCAGTCATGGTGCATGCTATATTTCTATGGAATTGATTTATGCAAGGTAACTGAAATCCTTTTATTTCCTATGATCAGTGCTATTTTAATTCCTGTAATGCATTCTCTAGCGTGAAATCTGCATATTGTGAGTGCCATTTTGTCCTTTATGTTTCAGTGCATAGGATCACCATATAATGGTTCAGTTTTCATTTGGCAGTAAGGGATGACAATAGGAGGTTTAGCTTTGTTCCGGTTCCTTCTCCCATCTGTCCAACATGTCTATCTGTTTATTTGGTCAGTTTCAGTACATCTTTGATATCCATGATGCAGAGCATGATCACCTTTTTTATGCCTGATGTATATTTCAGTTTTAAGTAATTAATGCGAGATGGGAACTGGGTGTGGGTGGTCATTGTTGTGGCTGTCATTGAGTAAAGATCTCAGGGAAAAACATCTGAGAAGCTTCAGAAATTTAGCACTTGGATTTTTTATATGCTCAGTGTAATTCTTATTTTGCCGTTTAGGTAAGCAGAACTAGTTTCTCCATGTTCTCTGGTCTTTTGCTGTCCTCTGGAGCACATACATATTATACACGTGCTTACTGTACCACACTAGCTAGACATACATCTAGGTCTGCTGGCTAAGTATTTATTTATCACTTGTTTGTGGTATCTCAGAAGTATTCTTGACTTGTTGGCTCACCAATGTCTAAAAGTATAAAGACTTGCTTGCAGGAATACAAGTGAAAGTGCAAGTCCAAGTGGTTTGAGTTCAACTTCTTTCACATTGATCTGTTCTTCGGCATTGCTGGGATGATGGCCACATTGATCCATTCTTCAGCGCTGCTAGGATGATgggaatattttatttatttgggaATATTGAGAACAGAATGTCTTGTTTTCTAAATTTGTATGCATGTGAAAGCTACCTAGTTCAATATGTTGATGGGCATGTCTTTCTTGCTTAGCCGTGAGTTACTTTTAAATTTGGTGAAGAATGTTCCAGTATATAACTATGTGATTACATCAGACATTTTTTGTATAGTGTTTCAATCGTTGCTGCACCTTGCCATACATATATCATGTATGCGGATGGTGATATTGTTGAGAGGTGTAGGGTGGATCACACAGTTTATGCCACAGCTGATCACCTTTCTTTGTGTTGAGTAATAAATGTTTTTATCTATAGAAACTACTATTATAAATTCTGCATTGGGGATCATAGTTTCTTGTGATAGAGTCTTGGACGTTAAGACTCTATGGGTAGAGTCTGGGTTGGGAGTGCCCTAATGTCTTGCAACCCATATAGATTAGAGTGAGTTGGTACGCACTTAAATAAACCTTTAAGGGTCCGTTCAGTTACCCGGAAACGAAGCTAGGAACTATTCCGAACATTATATAAATTATTGAACCATTCTAGCCAAGAATGATTCTAGAGCCTCGTTCTTAAATAACCGAATGAGCCCTAAGAGAATATACAGAAgtcttgttttttcttttgttgtGTGTTTTTAAATAAATCAACTCCTAGAATCATGCTAGGTCAAACCAATTTAAGTTCATTTCAActtaagataaatttttaaaAACAATTTAACTCAGCGTAACTCTAAAAATTGATTCATTTTGAAAAGCAGAACTATGGGTGTGCCCACTGCGGCTACTTTTCGCTACATCTAAAGGCTatcagtctgttcgtttggctgtggcttgtcgtaaacgatcgtaaattttcagccggaacagtatttttctctcacacaaaccagccagcagtacttcttcacgaaccagcaacgatacgaaccagccaaccgaacaggttcACACAATAGACATCTTTTCTACTGTAGCTAGAATAGAAAAAAACAGCCACGGCTGGAGCCCCAAATCAGAgtctatgatttttttttaaaaaaaactatgtGGCCTTTAGCGGAAACGTCCTAATAAGACAGAGATTGATTTCCGTTGAACTGCCAAATTGGTTTTTAGCTGTTTCTTGAGTATAGGACAAATCCTTGAAGCGCTGCGTTCTGCCTTTGTCATCTCTGAAACCACTTTGTGTGGGATACTTGCTCATCCTAATTTCAGAGAGGAATGGTAGGGATTCTCCAATCCATTTGACGGATAGTTGATGGTGACCCCACAAGTTGGTTGTGCCTCGCAAAAAGGATCTCCGCAGCGCAAAGTAGTACGGAGTAGGAATTAACTGGCTGTTTATATTCAATAGTGGATGCATTGTTCGTTTCAGCAAAATTTGATTGGTTCAAAGACGGGAAAAATAGCCCAAGTTGGGCCTGTATAAACCCCGTCGAAATAAACCACCCGCAGAAACTTCTCAAATGCAGCCGACCATGCAAATGTAGAATTCCAGCTCCACCAAGCATCATGCCGTCCTCGCCATTGTGaaacaaaaagaataaataaataaaacgaaAAATCAGATTGTTTTGTTTGCGGGAACGCACAGCGTTAATCCTCTGCTCTACTCCTACTCGGATCATTGGATCATGGGGGCTAGCCAGCTAGCTCCACAGCTCCATCTCGCCGGCGCCGCAATCTTCATCCTCCTCGGGGCAGTccacggcgggcggcggcgggtcGATGAGCAGCCCCTGCGCCAAGCTCGCGTAGTAGGAGCCGGCGTCGTCCATGCCGCCGAACACATCCAGGTCCAGCAAGCTGCCGCCGCCACTGTCCATCGCCGGCGgcaccgcgcccgccgccgccataGCGGCATTGGCCTGTGATGAGGCGGCGGTGGTGGGCGCGTCCCCACCGCGCTGGCGCTGCATGAACCCGGCGACGGCCTCGGTGGCGGCGCGCTGGACGTCGGGCAGGCCCGCTGCGGCGGCGGGGCGCGGGACGTGGAGCAGCCATGCGGAGTCGGCGAAGTTGAGGCATGCGGCGTCGCCGCAGAGCGCGAGCATGGCGGCGTCGTGCGCGCGCCCGGCGGCCTCGGCGGTGTCGAACGTGCCCACCCAGAGGCGGTCCCCGCGGCTGCCGGGGACGCGCACCTCGCACACCCAccgccccgcccggccgcgccgccgCACCCCGCGGAACACCGGGTGCCGCGTCTCCTGGAACTTGGTCCGCCCCGCCGGCCGCTTCGGCGGCGACGGATGCTGCCCCGACGACCCGAGCGACGACGAAGGCGATGATGCCGGCGCTGGGggctcggtggtggtggtggtgctgcccTTGAAATTGAAATCCATAGGCGTTGCACAGCGCTGTTGCGCGGGTTCGCGGGCTAGCGAGCGTATTTATAGGTACTCCTTCCTCCGCGGCCGGAGACGGAAGCTGGTGATTTTATACTGCGGAGTGCTA encodes:
- the LOC136472950 gene encoding dehydration-responsive element-binding protein 1J-like, coding for MDFNFKGSTTTTTEPPAPASSPSSSLGSSGQHPSPPKRPAGRTKFQETRHPVFRGVRRRGRAGRWVCEVRVPGSRGDRLWVGTFDTAEAAGRAHDAAMLALCGDAACLNFADSAWLLHVPRPAAAAGLPDVQRAATEAVAGFMQRQRGGDAPTTAASSQANAAMAAAGAVPPAMDSGGGSLLDLDVFGGMDDAGSYYASLAQGLLIDPPPPAVDCPEEDEDCGAGEMELWS